Proteins co-encoded in one Nonlabens agnitus genomic window:
- a CDS encoding DUF7507 domain-containing protein: MASLVPGESDSNTFVGTYTLSLTDVNASQVSNQATVEAQDPDNSNVTDLSDDNSNFENDPTITSYDAVDAINLIKERNL, translated from the coding sequence ATTGCGAGCCTTGTACCTGGCGAAAGTGATTCGAATACGTTTGTAGGAACTTATACTTTATCCTTAACTGACGTAAACGCATCACAGGTCAGCAATCAAGCGACCGTCGAAGCACAAGATCCCGATAATTCAAATGTCACGGATCTATCAGATGATAATAGTAATTTCGAAAACGATCCGACTATAACATCTTACGATGCGGTCGATGCGATTAACCTTATTAAAGAGAGGAACCTTTAA
- a CDS encoding DUF7507 domain-containing protein encodes MRLTLLKRGTFNDENGDGSAQVGETVSYSFTIRNAGNRTITNIVLSDPLLQGINGTLTGGPITSLVPGAIDTTTFSGSYTIQQSDIDNLQVTNQAIVTGQDPDNNNVTDTSDDNSPIENDPTDTDLPEDSEISIIKTSVFNDENGDGFAQLGETISYSFEVTNSGATTLTNVTVTDPLLDGANGTLTGGPIATLAPGARTRRPLAEATRSSSPTSMRRAYRTRLRLRERHLTEMM; translated from the coding sequence ATGCGATTAACCTTATTAAAGAGAGGAACCTTTAATGATGAGAATGGAGATGGGTCCGCTCAGGTTGGTGAAACTGTCAGTTATTCATTTACTATAAGAAATGCAGGTAATAGGACAATTACTAACATTGTTTTATCTGACCCATTATTACAAGGAATAAACGGTACATTGACTGGCGGTCCTATTACGAGCCTTGTACCTGGAGCGATAGACACGACGACCTTCAGCGGAAGCTACACGATCCAGCAGTCAGATATTGATAATTTGCAAGTCACGAATCAAGCAATTGTTACTGGACAAGATCCTGATAATAATAATGTCACGGATACTTCTGATGATAATAGCCCAATTGAGAATGATCCAACGGATACGGACCTTCCCGAGGACAGCGAGATATCGATCATCAAGACGTCTGTGTTCAACGATGAGAACGGCGATGGCTTTGCTCAGTTGGGCGAGACGATCAGCTACAGCTTTGAGGTGACGAACAGTGGTGCTACGACCCTAACGAATGTAACGGTAACGGATCCACTACTTGATGGTGCCAACGGTACGTTGACTGGCGGTCCCATCGCTACACTGGCACCAGGAGCACGGACACGACGACCTTTAGCGGAAGCTACACGATCCAGCAGTCCGACATCGATGCGCAGAGCGTATCGAACCAGGCTACGGCTACGGGAACGACACCTGACGGAGATGATGTGA
- a CDS encoding DUF7507 domain-containing protein has translation MRRAYRTRLRLPGTTPDGDDVSDLSDDNSNLEDDPTDTNLPEDSEISIIKTSVFNDENGDGFAQLGETISYSFEVTNSGATTLTNVTVTDPLLVAPSGSLTGGPIATLAPGAIDTTTFSGSYTIQQSDIDAQSVSNQATATGTTPDGDDVSDLSDDNSNLEDDPTDTNLPEDSEISIIKTLCSTMRTVTALLSWARRSATALR, from the coding sequence ATGCGCAGAGCGTATCGAACCAGGCTACGGCTACCGGGAACGACACCTGACGGAGATGATGTGAGCGACCTATCGGATGACAACAGCAACCTGGAGGATGATCCAACGGATACGAATCTTCCTGAGGACAGCGAGATATCGATCATCAAGACCTCTGTGTTCAACGATGAGAATGGTGACGGCTTTGCTCAGTTGGGCGAGACGATCAGCTACAGCTTCGAGGTAACGAACAGTGGAGCTACGACCCTAACGAATGTAACGGTAACGGATCCACTATTGGTGGCGCCAAGCGGCAGCCTTACCGGCGGCCCGATCGCTACACTGGCACCAGGAGCGATAGACACGACGACCTTTAGCGGAAGCTACACGATCCAGCAGTCGGACATCGATGCTCAGAGCGTATCGAATCAGGCTACGGCTACGGGAACGACACCTGACGGAGATGATGTGAGCGACCTATCGGATGACAACAGCAACCTGGAGGATGATCCAACGGATACGAATCTTCCTGAGGACAGCGAGATATCGATCATCAAGACTCTGTGTTCAACGATGAGAACGGTGACGGCTTTGCTCAGTTGGGCGAGACGATCAGCTACAGCTTTGAGGTAA
- a CDS encoding DUF7507 domain-containing protein, which produces MAPSGSLTGGPIATLAPGSVDTATFSGSYTIQQSDIDAQSVSNQATATGTTPDGDDVSDLSDDNSNLENDPTDTNLPEDSEISIIKTSVFNDENGDGFAQLGETISYSFEVTNSGATTLTNVTVTDPLLDGANGTLTGGPIATLAPGATDTTTFSGSYTIQQSDIDAQSVSNQATATGTTPDGDDVSDLSDDNSNLENDPTDTNLPEDSEISIIKTSVFNDENGDGFAQLGETISYSFEVTNSGATTLTNVTVTDPLLVAPSGSLTGGPIASLAPGAVDTATFSGSYTIQQSDIDAQSVSNQATATGTTPDGDDVSDLSDDNSNLENDPTGTDLPEDSEISIIKTSVFNDENGDGFAQLGETISYSFEVTNSGATTLTNVTVTDPLLDGANGTLTGGPIATLAPGAVDTATFSGSYTIQQSDIDAQSVSNQATATGTTPDGDDVSDLSDDNSNLENDPTDTNLPEDSEISIIKTSVFNDENGDGFAQLGETISYSFEVTNSGATTLTNVTVTDPLLDGANGTLTGGPIATLAPGATDTTFSGSYTIQQSDIDAQSVSNQATATGNDT; this is translated from the coding sequence GTGGCGCCAAGCGGCAGCCTTACCGGCGGCCCGATCGCTACACTGGCACCTGGATCGGTGGACACGGCGACCTTTAGTGGAAGCTACACGATCCAGCAGTCGGACATCGATGCGCAGAGCGTATCGAACCAGGCTACGGCTACGGGAACGACACCTGACGGAGATGATGTGAGCGACCTATCGGATGACAACAGCAATCTGGAGAATGATCCAACGGATACGAATCTTCCTGAGGATAGCGAGATATCGATCATCAAGACCTCTGTGTTCAACGATGAGAACGGCGATGGCTTTGCTCAGTTGGGCGAGACGATCAGCTACAGCTTTGAGGTGACGAACAGTGGTGCTACGACCCTAACGAATGTAACGGTAACGGATCCACTACTTGATGGTGCCAACGGTACGTTGACTGGCGGTCCCATCGCTACACTGGCACCAGGAGCAACGGACACGACGACCTTTAGCGGAAGCTACACGATCCAGCAGTCCGACATCGATGCGCAGAGCGTATCGAACCAGGCTACGGCTACGGGAACGACACCTGACGGAGATGATGTGAGCGACCTTTCGGATGACAACAGCAACCTGGAGAATGATCCAACGGATACGAATCTTCCTGAGGACAGCGAGATATCGATCATCAAGACCTCTGTGTTCAACGATGAGAATGGCGATGGTTTTGCTCAGTTGGGCGAGACGATCAGCTACAGCTTCGAGGTAACGAACAGTGGAGCTACGACCCTAACGAATGTGACGGTAACGGATCCATTATTGGTGGCGCCAAGCGGCAGCCTTACCGGCGGACCGATCGCGAGCCTTGCACCAGGAGCGGTAGACACGGCGACCTTTAGCGGAAGCTACACGATCCAGCAGTCCGACATCGATGCTCAGAGCGTATCGAACCAGGCTACGGCTACGGGAACGACACCTGACGGAGATGATGTCAGCGACCTATCGGATGACAACAGCAACCTGGAGAATGATCCAACGGGTACGGACCTTCCCGAGGACAGCGAGATATCGATCATCAAGACGTCGGTGTTCAACGATGAGAACGGCGATGGCTTTGCTCAGTTGGGCGAGACGATCAGCTACAGCTTTGAGGTGACGAACAGTGGAGCTACGACCCTTACGAATGTGACGGTAACGGATCCACTACTTGATGGTGCCAACGGTACGTTGACTGGCGGTCCCATCGCTACACTGGCACCAGGAGCGGTAGACACGGCGACCTTTAGCGGAAGCTACACGATCCAGCAGTCGGACATAGATGCTCAGAGCGTATCGAACCAGGCTACGGCTACGGGAACGACACCTGATGGAGATGATGTCAGCGACCTTTCGGATGACAACAGCAACCTAGAGAATGATCCAACGGATACGAATCTTCCTGAGGACAGCGAGATATCGATCATCAAGACCTCTGTGTTCAACGATGAGAACGGCGATGGCTTTGCTCAGTTGGGCGAGACGATCAGCTACAGCTTTGAGGTGACGAACAGTGGAGCTACGACCCTAACGAATGTAACGGTAACGGATCCACTACTTGATGGTGCCAACGGTACGTTGACTGGCGGTCCCATCGCTACACTGGCACCAGGAGCAACGGACACGACCTTTAGCGGAAGCTACACGATCCAGCAGTCCGACATCGATGCGCAGAGCGTATCGAACCAGGCTACGGCTACCGGGAACGACACCTGA
- a CDS encoding DUF7507 domain-containing protein encodes MAQVGETISYSFVVTNTGNVTLTNVIIADPLLVTPNGSLTGGLLRALYLAKVIRIRL; translated from the coding sequence GTGGCGCAGGTTGGCGAAACTATAAGTTATTCTTTTGTAGTAACAAATACCGGAAATGTTACGTTAACGAACGTTATTATTGCAGACCCGTTATTGGTTACACCAAATGGCAGTCTTACGGGTGGCCTATTGCGAGCCTTGTACCTGGCGAAAGTGATTCGAATACGTTTGTAG
- a CDS encoding DUF7507 domain-containing protein yields the protein MFNDENGDGFAQLGETISYSFEVTNSGATTLTNVTVTDPLLVAPSGSLTGGPIAKPCTRSGRHGDL from the coding sequence GTGTTCAACGATGAGAACGGTGACGGCTTTGCTCAGTTGGGCGAGACGATCAGCTACAGCTTTGAGGTAACGAACAGTGGAGCTACGACCCTAACGAATGTGACGGTAACGGATCCACTATTGGTGGCGCCAAGCGGCAGCCTTACCGGCGGTCCTATCGCGAAGCCTTGCACCAGGAGCGGTAGACACGGCGACCTTTAG
- a CDS encoding DUF7507 domain-containing protein, translating to MKTSVFNDENGDGFAQLGETISYSFEVTNSGATTLTNVTVTDPLLVAPSGSLTGGPIASLAPGAVDTTTFSGSYTIQQSASMAQSVSNQATATGTTPDGDDVSDLSDDNSNLEDDPTDTNLPEDSEISIIKTSVVQR from the coding sequence ATCAAGACCTCTGTGTTCAACGATGAGAATGGCGATGGTTTTGCTCAGTTGGGCGAGACGATCAGCTACAGCTTCGAGGTAACGAACAGTGGAGCTACGACCCTAACGAATGTGACGGTAACGGATCCATTATTGGTGGCGCCAAGCGGCAGCCTTACCGGCGGACCGATCGCGAGCCTTGCACCAGGAGCGGTAGACACGACGACCTTTAGTGGAAGCTACACGATCCAGCAGTCGGCATCGATGGCTCAGAGCGTATCGAATCAGGCTACGGCTACGGGAACGACACCTGACGGAGATGATGTGAGCGACCTATCGGATGACAACAGCAACCTGGAGGATGATCCAACGGATACGAATCTTCCTGAGGACAGCGAGATATCGATCATCAAGACCTCTGTTGTTCAACGATGA
- a CDS encoding DUF7507 domain-containing protein: MHYWWRQAAALPAVLSRSLAPGAVDTATFSGSYTIQQSDIDAQSVSNQATATGTTPDGDDVSDLSDDNSNLENDPTDTDLLKNGRISLIKIGVSTMRTMMEWRRLAKL, translated from the coding sequence ATCCACTATTGGTGGCGCCAAGCGGCAGCCTTACCGGCGGTCCTATCGCGAAGCCTTGCACCAGGAGCGGTAGACACGGCGACCTTTAGTGGAAGCTACACGATCCAGCAGTCGGACATCGATGCTCAGAGCGTATCGAACCAGGCTACGGCTACGGGAACGACACCTGACGGAGATGATGTCAGCGACCTATCGGATGACAACAGCAACCTGGAGAATGATCCAACGGATACGGACCTTCTTAAAAATGGTAGAATATCTTTGATTAAAATAGGGGTTTCAACGATGAGAACAATGATGGAGTGGCGCAGGTTGGCGAAACTATAA